The following are encoded in a window of Roseivirga misakiensis genomic DNA:
- a CDS encoding RNA polymerase sigma factor, translating to MTNEEHDRLLIERIKEEDHFAFRQLIEKYKDDALTLATSILKNQAVAEDVLQEVFIKVYEKIKSFKYQSTFYTWLYRIVVNRSYNELRKTKNKSFTQPQEETLTAIESTDEVDSNDLNRIITQALNLMKPDEALVLRLFYLSELKIDEVQEITRFSKSKVKVTLHRARKSLAVILKKQLGKEIEDL from the coding sequence TTGACAAACGAAGAACATGATAGGTTACTAATTGAAAGAATTAAGGAAGAGGATCATTTTGCATTTAGACAACTAATCGAAAAATATAAAGATGATGCACTGACCTTGGCAACCTCGATTTTGAAGAATCAAGCAGTGGCTGAAGATGTCCTTCAAGAGGTTTTTATTAAGGTTTATGAGAAGATAAAGTCGTTTAAGTATCAGTCTACTTTTTATACTTGGCTGTATCGTATTGTTGTCAACAGATCATATAATGAATTAAGAAAAACAAAGAATAAAAGTTTTACTCAACCACAGGAAGAAACGCTAACTGCAATAGAATCGACAGACGAAGTCGACTCAAACGATTTAAATAGAATAATTACTCAAGCCCTAAATCTTATGAAACCAGATGAAGCGCTTGTATTAAGGTTATTCTATCTGTCTGAATTAAAAATTGATGAGGTTCAAGAAATAACTAGGTTTAGTAAGTCGAAGGTTAAGGTGACGCTACATCGAGCAAGAAAGAGTTTAGCAGTAATTCTAAAGAAACAACTTGGTAAAGAAATTGAAGACTTATGA
- a CDS encoding helix-turn-helix domain-containing protein — protein MGAKLRQEFSGRVVEKQKFDDFTISIIHFDSCLSNDWHFHDKTLICTVVIGSYRDVSTKHIQELTPGKIRCYQKGEAHQNIPIDLHSVVLIVELEDRFFNDQISRNNFTLDELVNLDLIQMYLDLITKRIMQPKDLVSKLRLAFQGQVSTEYDKRANEIKAVLNDRWNEFPSLAELSSVLKIHPVTISKYFSKAIGITISEYVRKIKIKRAVLVILNTEKTMAEIAFACGFSDQSHMIRLVKSYMGYTPGHIRVLSQENQSRFKHLLQENYNN, from the coding sequence ATGGGGGCAAAACTTCGTCAAGAATTTTCTGGTCGGGTCGTTGAAAAACAAAAATTCGATGATTTTACTATTTCAATAATACACTTTGATAGTTGCTTATCGAATGATTGGCACTTTCATGATAAAACGCTTATCTGTACGGTTGTAATTGGAAGTTATCGTGATGTCAGCACTAAGCATATTCAAGAATTAACCCCCGGTAAAATACGCTGTTATCAAAAAGGAGAGGCCCATCAAAACATTCCAATAGACCTGCATTCTGTTGTTCTGATTGTGGAGCTTGAAGACCGCTTTTTTAACGATCAAATAAGTCGAAACAATTTTACTCTTGATGAATTAGTCAATCTTGACCTTATCCAGATGTATTTAGACTTGATCACGAAAAGGATTATGCAACCTAAGGATCTAGTGTCAAAATTAAGATTGGCATTTCAAGGGCAAGTCTCAACGGAATACGATAAACGGGCAAATGAAATAAAAGCTGTTTTAAATGATCGGTGGAATGAATTTCCCTCATTAGCTGAGCTCTCATCTGTTTTGAAGATTCACCCGGTAACAATATCAAAATATTTTTCAAAAGCCATCGGCATAACCATTTCTGAATATGTAAGGAAGATTAAAATAAAACGTGCCGTGCTAGTGATTCTAAATACAGAAAAAACAATGGCTGAAATAGCATTTGCATGTGGATTTTCTGACCAAAGCCATATGATAAGGCTCGTCAAATCTTATATGGGATATACCCCAGGTCATATACGCGTGTTGAGCCAAGAGAATCAATCAAGATTTAAGCATCTCTTACAAGAGAATTACAACAATTAA
- a CDS encoding S41 family peptidase yields MKPILIFFICVLSTTTSFGQKPSKTMVDDMSKTIAKLIEDNYVLEEKGYEIADYFLKNLRAGRFYQAKTLKQLDSIMTKTLRESSNDYHLYTWNNKKIVEQLKVNSEEIEAEEEVTNFFNDSDAYNANFGFEKVDVLSGNIGYIKLNQINISDRSLKKLYASMALVEHTDALIIDLRNNGGGGSTIGSVLETYFLEGYKPLLEFRSRNGKPKIEYTVGWLLENRYLKPLYVLVNKGTASAAEAFVFALKSHNRCIAIGQPTSGGAFMNTYFPVNEDFIIAISTSAPFLPDTNTSWEGKGVQPDYLTKEEDALSKAIELIRNR; encoded by the coding sequence ATGAAGCCAATATTGATCTTTTTCATATGCGTACTGAGTACGACAACAAGCTTTGGGCAGAAACCATCAAAAACTATGGTGGACGATATGTCTAAAACCATAGCTAAACTCATTGAAGATAATTATGTATTAGAGGAAAAGGGTTACGAGATAGCTGATTACTTTCTGAAAAACTTGAGAGCGGGAAGGTTTTACCAGGCAAAGACCCTTAAACAGTTAGACTCTATTATGACAAAAACTCTAAGGGAGTCTAGTAATGATTATCACTTGTACACGTGGAATAACAAGAAGATAGTTGAACAACTTAAGGTGAATTCTGAAGAGATTGAAGCCGAGGAAGAGGTAACTAATTTCTTTAATGATTCGGATGCCTATAACGCAAACTTTGGGTTTGAAAAAGTAGATGTTCTCAGTGGTAACATTGGCTATATCAAGTTGAACCAAATCAATATTTCCGACCGCAGCCTTAAAAAATTATATGCATCCATGGCTTTAGTTGAACATACTGATGCACTTATTATTGATTTAAGAAATAACGGCGGAGGCGGTAGTACCATCGGATCCGTGTTAGAGACATATTTCTTAGAGGGCTATAAACCATTACTTGAGTTTAGATCAAGAAATGGTAAACCGAAAATTGAGTATACAGTGGGTTGGTTACTTGAGAATCGATACTTGAAGCCGCTCTACGTACTAGTAAATAAGGGGACAGCTTCGGCAGCAGAAGCATTCGTTTTTGCATTGAAAAGTCACAATAGGTGCATAGCTATTGGTCAACCTACGTCTGGTGGAGCGTTCATGAATACATACTTTCCTGTAAATGAAGATTTCATTATAGCCATTTCAACTTCAGCTCCATTTTTACCGGATACTAATACTAGCTGGGAAGGCAAGGGCGTGCAGCCAGATTATTTGACCAAAGAAGAAGATGCCTTGAGTAAAGCTATTGAGTTAATACGTAATCGGTGA
- a CDS encoding serine hydrolase domain-containing protein: MKTRLFIVLLSVVAVIGQAQTIKNVNGDKVDIKVLDERIQFLLDSVKMPGLSLAIINDNEIVHHQVYGVQNLENETPISKSSIFEGASLSKPIFAYFVMKMVEKGMIDLDRPLYEYWNHPAIDSASRDWYKLITPRMVLSHSTGFPNHAQGKIISIPFKPGTDFLYSGEAYQYLAAIIGLENGVQWREKFNAIFEGEVTEPLKMKNTSFLWNDHLAEHKVYGHKNGKPTDNGLGGWSGKTFNAFSSIHSEASEYALFIQAMLKREGLSADGFDEMLATQNKFDETNPLRKETGQTGWGLGFAQKETRNGLMHLHTGNNHDFQSYAMFVPDQEYGIVLFTNSGKMIPLIQGLEGVLGKQF; the protein is encoded by the coding sequence ATGAAAACTAGATTATTTATAGTCCTATTGTCGGTCGTCGCGGTGATAGGCCAGGCACAAACAATAAAAAACGTAAATGGAGATAAAGTCGACATTAAAGTGCTAGATGAACGAATTCAATTCCTGCTGGATTCAGTTAAAATGCCAGGTTTATCGCTTGCGATCATTAACGATAATGAAATTGTGCACCACCAAGTATATGGGGTCCAAAATCTTGAAAATGAAACACCAATTAGTAAGTCAAGCATATTTGAAGGCGCATCACTTTCAAAACCGATTTTCGCCTATTTTGTCATGAAAATGGTTGAAAAAGGTATGATTGACTTGGATAGGCCACTTTATGAATACTGGAATCACCCGGCAATTGATAGCGCATCACGTGACTGGTATAAACTTATCACACCAAGAATGGTGCTATCGCATAGCACTGGTTTTCCTAATCATGCACAAGGTAAAATCATAAGTATCCCATTCAAACCCGGCACCGACTTCTTATATTCAGGTGAGGCCTATCAATACTTGGCAGCAATCATTGGATTAGAGAATGGTGTTCAATGGAGAGAAAAATTCAATGCTATATTTGAAGGAGAGGTAACAGAACCATTAAAAATGAAGAATACCTCATTTTTGTGGAACGATCATTTGGCTGAGCATAAGGTATATGGCCATAAGAATGGAAAGCCTACAGATAATGGTCTAGGAGGATGGAGTGGTAAAACATTCAACGCCTTTTCAAGTATTCATTCTGAGGCTTCTGAATATGCCCTATTTATACAAGCTATGCTTAAAAGAGAGGGTTTATCCGCTGATGGTTTTGATGAAATGCTTGCAACTCAAAATAAGTTTGATGAAACAAATCCATTGAGAAAGGAGACAGGTCAGACTGGATGGGGTTTAGGTTTTGCTCAAAAAGAAACAAGAAACGGGCTCATGCATTTGCATACTGGAAACAATCATGATTTTCAGTCTTATGCTATGTTTGTACCTGATCAAGAATATGGAATTGTGCTGTTTACAAATTCAGGAAAGATGATTCCATTAATTCAAGGGCTCGAGGGTGTTCTCGGGAAACAATTTTAA